A portion of the Bifidobacterium lemurum genome contains these proteins:
- the kdpB gene encoding potassium-transporting ATPase subunit KdpB: protein MLAAALPGALRKFDPRAMWHNPVMFIVWVGAAFLTLVGIAQIFDMEMRQGEPIYFTWLVAACLWATVLFANLAESVAEGRGKAQADALRKTRTTTPARRVVGYDETADPDARGPEHGEGPSYIEEIPSSDLRLGDVVVVAEGDLIPGDGDIISGIASVDESAITGESAPVIRESGGDRSAVTGGTRVLSDRIVMRITQKPGESFVDKMIALVEGANRQKTPNEIALNVLLSSLTIIFLVVVLSLNAQAGAVGASVSLTVLLALLVCLIPTTIGALLSAIGIAGMDRLVQRNVLATSGRAIEAAGDVTTLLLDKTGTITYGNRQASAFHPLPGVEQSALVRAAALSSLADSTPEGQSIVALAERMGVHVGEVPGAQPVAFTAETRMSGLDLPGGERIRKGATSAIEAWIAAEGATVEQGVIDAMRDRVDAVSRQGGTPLVVAEQAADRAMRVLGVVQLKDVVKEGLRERFDDLRAMGIRTVMVTGDNPLTAKAIAKEAGVDDFIAEAKPEDKLAYIKAEQAKGQLVAMTGDGTNDAPALAQSDVGVAMNSGTSAAKEAGNMVDLDSDPTKLIDIVRIGKQLLITRGALTTFSIANDIAKYFAIIPAMFMDRFPGLSALNIMGLHSSLSAVLSAVIFNAVIIVALIPLALKGVDYRAESGERLLGRNLKVYGLGGIVAPFVGIWAIDLFVRLIPGL, encoded by the coding sequence ATGCTGGCGGCCGCCCTGCCGGGCGCGCTGCGCAAATTCGACCCGCGCGCCATGTGGCACAATCCCGTGATGTTCATCGTCTGGGTGGGTGCCGCGTTCCTCACACTGGTCGGCATCGCGCAGATATTCGACATGGAGATGCGCCAGGGCGAGCCGATCTACTTCACCTGGCTCGTCGCGGCCTGTCTGTGGGCGACCGTCCTGTTCGCCAACCTCGCCGAATCCGTGGCCGAGGGCCGCGGCAAAGCGCAGGCGGACGCGCTGCGCAAAACCCGCACCACCACGCCAGCCCGCCGCGTCGTCGGCTACGACGAGACGGCCGATCCCGACGCGCGCGGTCCTGAACACGGCGAAGGCCCGTCATACATCGAGGAGATTCCGTCCTCCGACCTGCGGCTGGGCGACGTGGTCGTCGTCGCCGAAGGAGATCTGATCCCCGGCGACGGCGACATCATCTCCGGCATCGCCTCGGTGGACGAATCCGCCATCACCGGCGAATCCGCGCCCGTGATCCGCGAGTCGGGCGGCGACCGTTCGGCCGTCACCGGCGGCACGCGCGTGCTTTCCGACCGCATCGTCATGCGCATCACCCAAAAGCCAGGCGAATCCTTCGTCGACAAGATGATCGCGCTGGTCGAAGGCGCGAACCGGCAGAAAACCCCCAACGAGATCGCGCTCAACGTGCTGCTCAGCTCGCTGACCATCATCTTCCTCGTCGTGGTGCTCAGCCTCAACGCGCAGGCCGGAGCGGTGGGCGCATCCGTCAGCCTGACCGTGCTGCTCGCCCTGCTGGTGTGCCTGATCCCGACCACCATCGGCGCGCTGCTGAGCGCCATCGGCATCGCCGGCATGGACCGGCTGGTGCAGCGCAACGTGCTCGCCACCTCCGGCCGCGCCATCGAGGCCGCCGGCGACGTGACCACCCTACTGCTCGACAAAACCGGCACCATCACCTACGGCAACCGCCAGGCCTCGGCCTTCCATCCGCTGCCGGGCGTGGAACAGAGCGCTCTCGTGCGTGCGGCCGCGTTGAGCTCGCTGGCCGACTCCACGCCCGAAGGCCAGTCCATTGTGGCGCTCGCCGAGCGCATGGGCGTGCATGTCGGCGAGGTGCCCGGCGCGCAGCCGGTGGCGTTCACGGCCGAAACCCGCATGTCCGGACTGGATCTGCCGGGCGGCGAGCGCATCCGCAAGGGCGCGACCTCCGCCATCGAGGCGTGGATCGCGGCTGAGGGCGCGACGGTCGAACAGGGCGTGATCGACGCGATGCGCGACCGGGTCGACGCGGTCTCCCGTCAGGGCGGCACCCCGCTGGTCGTGGCCGAACAGGCCGCCGACCGTGCGATGCGCGTGCTCGGCGTCGTGCAGCTCAAGGACGTGGTCAAGGAAGGGCTGCGCGAACGGTTCGACGACCTGCGCGCCATGGGCATCCGCACGGTGATGGTCACCGGCGACAACCCGTTGACCGCGAAGGCCATCGCTAAGGAGGCCGGCGTCGACGATTTCATCGCCGAAGCCAAGCCGGAGGACAAACTCGCCTATATCAAGGCGGAGCAGGCCAAGGGGCAGCTAGTGGCGATGACCGGCGACGGCACCAACGACGCGCCCGCGCTCGCCCAATCCGATGTGGGCGTGGCCATGAACTCCGGCACCTCCGCCGCGAAGGAGGCAGGCAATATGGTCGATCTCGACTCCGACCCGACCAAGCTCATCGACATCGTGCGCATCGGCAAGCAGCTGCTCATCACGCGCGGCGCGCTGACCACCTTCTCCATCGCCAACGACATCGCGAAATACTTCGCAATCATCCCGGCCATGTTCATGGACCGGTTCCCGGGGCTGTCGGCGCTGAACATCATGGGGCTGCATTCGTCGCTGTCCGCCGTGCTGTCCGCGGTGATCTTCAACGCGGTCATCATCGTGGCGCTGATCCCGCTCGCGCTCAAAGGCGTGGACTATCGCGCCGAAAGCGGCGAGCGGCTGCTGGGGCGCAACCTCAAGGTCTATGGGTTGGGCGGCATCGTCGCGCCGTTCGTCGGCATCTGGGCCATCGACCTGTTCGTTCGTCTGATTCCCGGTCTGTGA
- the kdpC gene encoding K(+)-transporting ATPase subunit C: protein MKNALALRMRTCWAGFKAVVVFTAIAIAYTLMMVGIGQLGFPSQANGSMIANGEGEVVGSSLIGQPFTDANGRALPQYFQSRPSAAGDGYDASASGATNKGHQDEELIASVEERRAAIAEREGVDVDDVPADAVTASASGLDPHISPEYAAIQVERVAEARGLGVGQVEELVRLNTTGRGLGFIGEPVVNVVTLNLALDELA, encoded by the coding sequence ATGAAGAACGCGCTGGCGCTGCGTATGCGCACCTGTTGGGCGGGATTCAAGGCGGTGGTCGTGTTCACCGCGATCGCGATCGCCTACACGCTGATGATGGTCGGCATCGGCCAGCTGGGATTCCCATCCCAAGCCAACGGCTCGATGATCGCCAACGGCGAGGGCGAGGTGGTCGGCTCGTCGCTGATCGGACAGCCCTTCACCGACGCGAACGGCCGCGCGCTGCCCCAATACTTCCAGTCGCGCCCCTCCGCGGCCGGCGACGGCTACGACGCGTCCGCCTCCGGCGCGACCAATAAGGGGCATCAGGACGAGGAGCTTATCGCCTCCGTCGAGGAGCGGCGCGCCGCCATCGCCGAACGTGAGGGCGTGGACGTCGACGACGTGCCGGCCGACGCCGTCACCGCCTCGGCCTCCGGACTCGACCCGCATATCAGCCCCGAATACGCGGCCATCCAAGTGGAGCGCGTGGCCGAGGCGCGCGGGCTGGGCGTGGGCCAGGTGGAGGAATTGGTTCGGCTGAACACCACCGGCCGCGGTCTGGGATTCATTGGCGAGCCGGTGGTGAACGTGGTCACCCTCAACCTCGCGCTCGACGAGCTGGCGTAA